A region of the Fusobacteria bacterium ZRK30 genome:
AAGATGTAGAAAAGAGTATCAATTCATTGGAAGATAAGTGGAGAAAAATAGATATATTAGTAAACTCAGCCGGCTTAGCATTGGGGATGGATAAGATCCATGAAAGTGAATACAGTTCATTTGATAATGTCATAGATGTAAATGTAAAGGGGTTATTATATATGTCTAAAAAAATAATTTCTCTCATGTTGGAAGCCAAAGTAAATGGACATGTGGTGAATTTAGGATCTACAGCAGGAAGAGGAGCATATCCAGGAGGGGGAGTTTATTGTGCCAGTAAAGCGGCGGTAAAAACATTATCCGATGCAATGAGGATAGATCTTATAGATACTCCTATCAGGGTAACAAATATAGAGCCGGGAATGGTGGAAACTCCATTTTCAAATGTCAGGTTTAGAGGAGATGACAAAAAAGCTGAAAATGTATATAAGGGGATAGAAGCCCTGACTTCAGAAGATGTAGCTGAAGTTATTGTATATACGACTTCATTACCGCAGAATATACAGGTGTGTGAGCTGATGCTGACTCCGAATAAGCAAGCTACGGGGCGAGATATTCACAAGCTCACACCCCAGTACGAAAATGAAAAATAACCAGTAAAAATTAATCACTAATATAATCTGATTTATGGTATAATTGAGTAACTTTAAAAGGAGGAATTATTATGACTAAAAATAAAAAAAGTTTATTAAGTGGCTTAGGATTTATAGTAGAATCATTCTCTTTGTCTTTTCATTCTGAACCTTTAAAGTATGGAGAATCTATTTTAAGGGATAAACAATTATTAAAAAATGATTGGACTAACGTTGGAAATAGTATTAGAGGAGGAATTGATGAAATCAAAAACTCAACAAAATGCTGTAAAGACTTCTAATGAATCAGGAGAAATGCAAGCGCGTCACGAAGCTTATGAAGGGCCGATACCACACCCAAATATTTTAAAAGGACTTAAAGGAATTGATGAAACATTTCCTGAAAGAGTTTTTATAATGGCAGAAAAAGAACAGGCTCACAGACATGAAATGGATACTAAACTAATGAAAAACCATTCTTTTATGTCAAAGACAGGATTGATTTTTGGGTTTTTAATTGCAATTTTATGTATAGGAGCAGGTTTGTACTTGGTAATTTCTGATAAATCTGTAAAGGGATTCACTTTGATTTTAACACCTATTGCAGGAATTATAGCTTCTTTTATGTTTAAAAATAAAACAGAGAATAAATAATAAATTAAAAGCAGGATGGGCTTCATCCTGCTTTTTTAGTTCTTATGTATTCAGCTAGGCAGCCGTTAAAGGCAAGATGCCAGGACTTTCTGTATGGCTCATACCAGAGCTCCCATTTGATTCCGTATCTATTCCTGAAGTTTTCCAGATCCTCTTTTTTCCCAAAGAGTTCTATATGAGTTTTATAAAGATCCACTGTGAAAAGTGAAATATCAACTACTATTCCTAGAGGGTCAAAGGCAAGATGCATATTTCTAGTAACACCATTATAATCAAAACCCCGGATTAAATATGCATATATTTGGGTTTCTAAATTGAATTTTTTCTTTATATCATTAATTTTAAAGCCGTTTATGAAAAGCTGATAATACATCTCTTTTTCAAGATATTTATCAATGATTTCTTTGTAATCTTGGCTAAATTCTTCTATTGTGTAGTTTAGTTTTCGTAAATTTATTTTGGAACTAATAGAAGTAGGAAGAATATTTTTCTCTTCTCTCCATAGTCTTCTACCTGTTGGATCTCCTAAAAATTCTTTTACCTCATCTTTACTATATTTTGCTTTAATTTTATCATATAAGATCATGGCTCCTCCTAAATAAGGTTAGTGATAACTACAGCTCTAAAATTATTAACATACTTAATTTCATAAATTATCAAATTTAAGATCTTCTTTATCTTTTTTCGGTCCTTTTCATTTTTAATTTTTTTCAGGTACTTTTTTAACAGAGTTTTGTTATCTATATTAATAGTATTAGGTTTGTACTCTTTTAATGACTTTATTTCTTCCTGGATCCCTTCCTTTGTCTTGGATAATTCTGAACTGGTGGAATCAAAAAGGGATTCTGAGACTTTGTTATCCAGGTATTTAGTTAACAAGTTTTTTTCCTTGGTTATAATTTTTTTTAGTTCATTTTCATAGAGGGTAATTCTTACTTTTGGATTATTTGGGTCGTCATCTTCTAAGGTCATCTTTTCCATCTCTTTTTCTAAAATATCGATTACCTGCTCTTCTAGCATAGCACCACTATGCCAGTGTACATGATTTTTACAATCATATGTTAGGTGACCCCGTTTATTCCTGCAAGGATAGGCTTTTTTTCCACATTGGCAGATTACATTATTGAATAGATAATGATCTTTATAACTCTTAGGTTTATTACTTTTCCTGATTTTGTTAATGGAATAGAATAATTCTTCAGAGATGATGGGTTCATGCAGTCCATCTATTAGTTTAGGGGGATTATATACTTTAGTTTTCCCATTGACAGATTCAGTGGCGATAACAATTTTACCGGTATATAATGGATTTTTTAATATTCTGCCAACTTTTTTTCTATCATTCATTCCAAATTTTCTAGCTATGGCTGCTATGGATTCACCTTTTGAATAGAGATTAAAGATCTCACGAACTAAGGGAGCATCCTCATTTATAAATAACTCAGGACCATTACTGGAGTATCCAAGGGGAGTTCTTCCTCCTCCCCATTTACCGGAATACCTGAGGGAGTCTTTTCTTATTTTTATCCTACGGCCGACGATCTTTCTTTCCCTTTCGTTTAGGAGAGCCATGATGTCTATACCAAAGTTTTTATCTATATCATCATCTGTAGCCAGGATCCCTTCCTGGAGGGAGTGAAGTTCTATATCGGCTTCTTTTAGACTTTGGAATAGAAGTCGATAGGTTATGAAATCCCTGGTAGCACGAGAAAGTTCCCATAGGATTAAGATATCAAATTCCTGGTTTTTTATATTATCCTGAAGCTCAAGAAACCCCTTCCGGTCGTTCCTGGCTCCGGACATCTGATCGACATATTCCTTTACAACTTCGATTCCTAGTTTAGCAGCATAATTTCTACATTCTATAAGCTGTGCTTCCCAGTCCTGGTCTTTGGTGGATTCTCTGACATAAATTATTCCTTTTTTATTCTTCATCATCTAATTCCCTTAAAAGTTCCATGACCCTTTTGGAGATCTCCCTCTTTTGTTTTTTAGTTAGTTTTTCATTTCCTAATAGCATATTTTATACCTCCTAATAAATTTTATTTATTCTGGATAACTATCTTTAAACTTTTTCTCTATTTTAATAAGTTCAGATCGAAGTACTAATAATATTGTAGCTGTAGTCCAGGCTATTGAACCTATGATGTAACCTAAATTAAGTTTTCCAAGATAATTAGCTAGGGCTATACTTAAAATTACAATGATATAAGCTGAAATATAAAACTTTGTTGATAACTTCATTTAATCCTCCTACATCTTAAATTTTATTGCTTCTCTCACTAAATACGATTCTCTTGCATATTTTTTTATGTTCTTTTCATCTGTATAGGTCTCTCCCATAAATTGAAGCTCTTTTATACTCTCAAGCATGATAGTGCTGAATTTTACCCAGTTTGAGATAGTTCCTTGAAATTCCATCTTTATCCCTCCTAAATTAAATACAATTTATATATTAGCTGCTATAATCCAGGTAGATCATTAGCACTCCTAATATTTTTTCTTTGGTCGGAAATTTTAATTTTGTGCTATAATTTACCTGCAGGAGTAGTTTTCATACCTCTATTTTTTTCTTTGGTCGGACAAATTTTAGATGTTGATTGCTCCTGCTTTTTTAATTCCTTTTTAGACTTCCAATTTTTTATTGCCCAAAAGAATGTTTTTTCTGTAATTCCCAGAGCATCGCAGTACATTTTGATTTCGTATCCCGGGAGATCTCTTCTAAGCTCTATAATACTTATTTTAAAGCGATCCTTCAGTTCATCAATTAAACCATTCGGTGTCATAATTGCATCCATCAATTCCCCCTATGAAGCTTGTTATATCTCCTGCAAAAAATGTTTTCTAACTCGGTATTTACTATATTTTCATCACTTTTATTCAGGTTATTATATTCTTCATACCCAAATGATTTAGCTATCTGGTTACATAGGTCATCAATTTCATCCTGTGTAGTGATTTTCAGCATATGGGCTACTTTATCAGCCTTAGGAACCTTTTTTATGTCTACCGGCTCAATCACCTTATGGTCTCCATCTTTGAGAATCGCTACTAAGGTTTTAGAATTTATAGCCTTGCTTTTAAGTTTCATAAATTCTATTACTTTTATTACCTCTTCAAGAGATCCCTTTGAATAATTTTTTATGTTTTTCAGAGTTTGGGAATTATAGTTTTTAAAATTATTTTTTACGAGAAGATCTTTTAGGTTTTGAAAAAAAGTATCTTCAGAAGTAGCAGTAGGATTTTCCTCTATTGCTACTACTGTTTCTTTATTCTTTGTTTCTAGGTTCTTAGTTTCTTTATTTAGCGGGATATAGCCGTCACTGGTTACGGATATATCGGTCACTAGTGACGGGATTTCCCTGTCATTAGTTACAGGATTTTCCGGTAACTGTAGAAAGTCAATAAGATTGGCAACTAAGATAGATTTTTTATCTTTACCGCTGTATTTAATCCCTAATTTTCGACTTAAAAGTCTGATATTATCACGACTGATTTTTAAGATATTTTCTCTAGTAAACTCTATGTCACCAACTTCTCTACCATAAGCTAAATCACTTACACTATCATCGCTTGATATTTCTTCTAAGATCACTTTGTGATTGATATAGTAATAGCTAGATATTGGCATTCCCTTTCTTACAATTTTAAATAATCCTTTCTTTACTCCTAATTTTTTTATAGTAGAGATTCTTTCAATATTAATCCCTGTATATAGTTTTATTGATGTATCATGACAATAGAATTCTTCTCCTTCATGGTATCTCTCTTGATCTATTAGATAAGCTACAAGAGAAGCTAATTCTATTCCATATTTAGCCATAAGTTTTTTATTAACCATTAATGTGGCTTCTTGAGATAGAGTATTTTGTAAAATATTTTTATAATTCATAGTTTGCCTCTCTTTTTTCCTAAATTTTCTTTGATAAGTTTTTTCTCGATATTAGAATTTTCTATCTTCAGTTTCTCCCGGCAGCTGACAGAATATTCCAGAAGCCACACTCTCACTTCATCATCTAGTGCTTCATACTGGACCTCTAAAGCATCTATTTGCTTTCTTTTTTCAAAATATGTTTCATTAAATTCATTGATCTTTTTATCCAAATCTTCCAGGGCTTTTTTCATAGACATAAGATCTTTTAGCTTTAGAATCTTGGATCTGGTTTTAGAAAAGGATTTCTGCATATCCTCATTCCATTTATTCAGATTAAAACTCTTAACTCTTCTTTCATCATCGAGATCGTCTATCACTCTTGCATGCCTCAGATGTTCTTCAAATGTTTCTACCCTTACCTGCATATTCATACTTCTTTCTAGCTCTAATGACAGAGCTGAGTCTGGTCTAGCCATGTGTTACCTCCTGGTTTTGATATAAATTTTTGATTTTTCTTATTTAAAAGTTATTCTTAGAGGGTTTATTTACTGTTTTTCCTTTTGAAGTTCCGATTCTTTTTAGAAAGACGATTGCATTTTTGGCAGAAGTAATAGCAATATTTAATTTCTTTGTTGGAATTTTCCCAAAATTTAGGGATTTCATTGATAATATGTATATTGCGATCTCGAAGTTCTTTTAGAATAAATTGCTCTTCTAACTCAAGTTTTGATCTTTGAGGTTTAAAGGTTTTTATAATTGCTAAACGGTATAAATAATCTAGACATACGATTACAGAAATTAATAATCCTAGTATTATTAAAGAATATATAATTAACTTTTCGTTCATTGTTATTTTCCTCCTAAATAGCTTAATACTTTAAGGGTAGATCTGCTTCTACTCTTTTTATTTTTTAAAATTTCTTGAATAAAACTTTCCTCCTCCCTCCTAAAATTACCTATTCTGATGTGCCTACTTATATGTTATAATTTGATCACCACAATAAAATTAATCACAAGGAGGCACAAAAATGAAAGCTGATATAACTGAAGTACAATATATGATGATGAATCACATTAATGGTAACGAGGCTTTATACATCCAAGTTGCACCGGAAAAGCATTCTACAGTTTCCAATTGTTTTGATAATGTAGCTACTAAATGTAAAAAAGATGGTGGGAAACCATTATATGGATGGATAATATGGGATAACCCTTTATATGTAGAAGCAGAGTTTCATTGCATTTGGTCATCTGATGATGGACAAAAATACAAAGATATTACTCCGCAAAAAGATAAAAAAGATAAATTTATACTTTTTTTACCTGATGAAACTGTCACTTATAATGGTATTACTTACCCAACTAAATATATTTCTAAATATAATGAACCAAAATTACTAAATTATATTTCTGCTTTAAGTGAATATCAAAATTTTTTACTTTCTATAAGAGAACCATATTCAAATAAAATTTCTATAAAAGGGGAACATTTAAAAAAATATAAAGAACTATCATTTAATTTAGATCAAGCTAAATCAGCTCTTTCATAGTCTCTTGAAGAAGTTCTTGAAATAGAACTTCTTCTTTTTTTAGTTCGCTTTTAATAAATTTTAAAGTAGATAAACTTGGGAATTCATCTTTTATTTTTTTATATAAAATCTCAATTTGTTCAGCTTTAATTATTAATTTTTTATGGTTATCCATTCCATCGTAAGTTATTGCTTGAATATTTTTCATTCTCCTCCTCCTCCCTTAAAATAATTTATACTGCTTCTCCCCGGTAGGAGTCACATCATAGGTCAGCTTCTTTATTTTCTTTATAAATTCATTCTTTTTTATCTTATCTTTATTCCTAAATACAGTTTTTATAACCTTGGCATTTGAAATTTCCATAGTTTCCTCCTATTATTAAATAAAAATTTGAAATTTGAGTGTAGAATTATTCTTAATTTCAAAATTTGAAATTAAAGCTTTAAAAAAATTTCAAGTTTATTTTCTTTTTCATGATAATACATTTTGACAGTATCCCCTTTTTTTATGTCTAATGCCTTAGTTAATCTAGAAGGGATTGTAATCCCAGCAGAATTTCCAGTCCTCCAAATTTTAAACAATCCTAGAAGCATAACCATAAATAATCACCTCCAATTTCTTTTAGTATAATTCCTAATTTTGAAATTGTCAATATTATTTTTTCAAATTTAGAAATTTGTATTTACATAAGTCAATAAAATAACTAAAATAAAGTAGTAGGAGCGTGATAAGAATGAGTGTAACTAAGGTGTCAGATAATAAATTAAAAGCCCTTGGAATATTTTTAAAAAAAACTAGAGAAAGAGTTAAATTAGGAACAAATCAATTAGCAGCTAAAATTGGAATAAGTCCAAGTTATATAACTAAATTAGAAAAAGGTCATATAGCAACAGTACATCCATATCTACTACGTCGTGTAGCTGAAGGTTTAAGAATAGACTATAAAGAATTATATAAAATAGTAGATTATTTAGACGAAGAAGAACCAATTGAAATGACCTCAAATGGAAGAAGAATTGAAACAATAAAAATTCCTATGTATGGAACTGCTAGTGCAGGACCAGGGTACTATAATCTTCTAGATGAATTAGATGAACAATTTCAAATTCCTATTGAGGATTATAAAGAAGGAAGATTTACAGTCAAAATAGAGGGTGATTCAATGACTGGTATCGGAGGGAAATCTATACCATGTGGATCAATTGCATTAGTAGATCCTATGATGTGTAGTAATATAGGAGAGTTATTGGGAAAGGTTTGTGTATTTACTTATAATGACTCTACTTATATCAAACAATTACAAATAGATGAGCAAGAGATAATACACCTAGTTTCATTTAATCCAAATATCTCAGATATTATTATCCTTAATGAAAATGAATTAAAGTGTGAAGGAAGAGTAATTAAAACTTATTTTGAGCAGAAGTGGTAAGGAGAAAATTATGAATAAAGTGTTTTGGATCTTTAGAATAATTTTGTGTTATTTTCTATATCAAAATATAGAGTTTTTCGGTTATTCAATTGAACTTATAATAACTATGATAATTATATATTTTATGCCTAATATGACTTTTAAACTAATAAGTTCAATGAATGAAGTCGAGAGATATACTAAAAAAAGGGGAAAATAAGTTAAAATTATTAATTAACCAAGAACTTGATGTGTATTCTATATTTCCATTTTTTGAAGACAAGGATGTTATTCTTGCTATTTCCATGGGGAAGTTATTAGAAAACGGAAATATACAGTGGTCTAGTGCTCTTAGATTTCCAATTTCAATCCCTTTTAATCAATTAAAATTAATTTTAGATGAATATGAAATAGATAATGCTTATCGAACTACTTGGGATTATTTTAAGATTGTAGAAGAAGAGGATGTAAAAAATGACTAAAAAAAAATTAGATTTTTTATCAGGAGAGTCGGTTATAAATTGTGGTAAATTATTAAATTTTGGATGTGATAATAGCCGATATTCGAAAGAAGTAAAGAATACAATAGGAGCAAAGGGTGTTTATATAATAATTTCAGATAAACAAAGATATATTTATCCTAAAAAAGACTCTAAAGTAATATATATAGGGAAAGCTGTTAATCTATTTAGTCGTATTGAACGACATAGAAAAAGACTTGAGTGGAACATCTCTAAAAACGATTCTGAATTAAAATATATTTGGGATAATGACAGATATTTATATATGAGAAATCATGGTGCAAATGTATATTATATTAAAGCTAAAACTAATAAACCTGCTATGAAACTTGAATCAGAAATTATGTTAGAATTTTACAGAAAGTACCAAGCTACTCCTATTGGAAATGGTGCTAGATCTTTAAAAGTTGTCGCCCAATAAACTAAAGTATCATAGAGAGAGTTGTAGGTATAACAAAAATACTAAGACTATGAGTGTAGGAGAGGCTAGAGGGTTAGGATTAGAAGCTTGTAAGGTTTGTGGGGAATAAAAAAGGAGTGATAATGGAAACAGTAATAATATTAGTATTTGGGGTATTAATAGGAAGTTTTTTGCCTTTTAACAATCAAAATAAAGAACATATTGAAGGAAAAGTACCGGGAAATAAAAAACAAATAATTATGATTGATGAACTAGTAAAACCAGAAGAAATATTAGATGAAAATGATGAACCAGTAAAACCAGAAGAAATATTAGATGGAAATGATGAACCGGTAAAACCAGAAGAAATATTAGATGAAAATGATGAACCAGTAAAACCAGAAGAAATATTAGATGGAAATGATGAACCGGTAAAACCAGAAGAAATATTAGATGAAAATGATGAACCAGTAAAACCAGAAGAAATATTAGATGAAAATGATGAACCAGTAAAACCAGAAGAAATATTAGATGAAAACAATGAACCAGCAAAACTAGAAGAAATATTAGAACAAAATGAAACTTTAATTGAGAATAAAGGGGGAGAAAATGTGCCAGCTGTAGAAAATTCTGCAATAAATAAAGCTCAAGAGTT
Encoded here:
- a CDS encoding SDR family NAD(P)-dependent oxidoreductase; the encoded protein is MKKIVLITGASSGIGRAAALRYAEKSYDLILVARRVDKLEELKDEILGFKNIDIKLLQMDISSSEDVEKSINSLEDKWRKIDILVNSAGLALGMDKIHESEYSSFDNVIDVNVKGLLYMSKKIISLMLEAKVNGHVVNLGSTAGRGAYPGGGVYCASKAAVKTLSDAMRIDLIDTPIRVTNIEPGMVETPFSNVRFRGDDKKAENVYKGIEALTSEDVAEVIVYTTSLPQNIQVCELMLTPNKQATGRDIHKLTPQYENEK
- a CDS encoding DUF2335 domain-containing protein is translated as MKSKTQQNAVKTSNESGEMQARHEAYEGPIPHPNILKGLKGIDETFPERVFIMAEKEQAHRHEMDTKLMKNHSFMSKTGLIFGFLIAILCIGAGLYLVISDKSVKGFTLILTPIAGIIASFMFKNKTENK
- a CDS encoding recombinase family protein produces the protein MKNKKGIIYVRESTKDQDWEAQLIECRNYAAKLGIEVVKEYVDQMSGARNDRKGFLELQDNIKNQEFDILILWELSRATRDFITYRLLFQSLKEADIELHSLQEGILATDDDIDKNFGIDIMALLNERERKIVGRRIKIRKDSLRYSGKWGGGRTPLGYSSNGPELFINEDAPLVREIFNLYSKGESIAAIARKFGMNDRKKVGRILKNPLYTGKIVIATESVNGKTKVYNPPKLIDGLHEPIISEELFYSINKIRKSNKPKSYKDHYLFNNVICQCGKKAYPCRNKRGHLTYDCKNHVHWHSGAMLEEQVIDILEKEMEKMTLEDDDPNNPKVRITLYENELKKIITKEKNLLTKYLDNKVSESLFDSTSSELSKTKEGIQEEIKSLKEYKPNTINIDNKTLLKKYLKKIKNEKDRKKIKKILNLIIYEIKYVNNFRAVVITNLI
- a CDS encoding AbrB/MazE/SpoVT family DNA-binding domain-containing protein, whose protein sequence is MVMLLGLFKIWRTGNSAGITIPSRLTKALDIKKGDTVKMYYHEKENKLEIFLKL
- a CDS encoding helix-turn-helix domain-containing protein, encoding MSVTKVSDNKLKALGIFLKKTRERVKLGTNQLAAKIGISPSYITKLEKGHIATVHPYLLRRVAEGLRIDYKELYKIVDYLDEEEPIEMTSNGRRIETIKIPMYGTASAGPGYYNLLDELDEQFQIPIEDYKEGRFTVKIEGDSMTGIGGKSIPCGSIALVDPMMCSNIGELLGKVCVFTYNDSTYIKQLQIDEQEIIHLVSFNPNISDIIILNENELKCEGRVIKTYFEQKW
- a CDS encoding GIY-YIG nuclease family protein, which codes for MTKKKLDFLSGESVINCGKLLNFGCDNSRYSKEVKNTIGAKGVYIIISDKQRYIYPKKDSKVIYIGKAVNLFSRIERHRKRLEWNISKNDSELKYIWDNDRYLYMRNHGANVYYIKAKTNKPAMKLESEIMLEFYRKYQATPIGNGARSLKVVAQ